In Actinomadura luteofluorescens, the sequence GAACGCGCCCGCGGCCTCGGCCAGGCGGCGGGTGGAGCGGATCATGCGGGCGCCCAGCCGGTCGGCGACGGCGACGGACCCGGCGACGAGCGCGGCGGCGACCGTGGTCATGACGAGCCACGCCTTCCACACCCCGCGCGAAAGGTCCTCGTCGGGCAGGAACACCTCGACGACGGCGGTGCGGCCCGCGTCCAGCGACACCGGCTGGAGCAGCGCGTACCCGCCGTCGACGCGGGCGGTGTAGGAGCGGCCGCGGCGCCCCGCCTCGGTGAGCTGCTCGGGACGGGCGCCGTCGTCCTCGCGGGGGTTCTTCGGGACGAGGCCGCCGTCCGGCATGTGCACGGTCATCCGCCCGGCGGCGCCCGCCTGGGTGCTGGCGACGGCGCGTTCGAGGGCGGCCGGGTCCTCGGTGACGACGAGGACGGGGCCGAGCGCGCTGGCCTGCCGCTCGGCGGTGGTCAGGGCGCGGTCGCGGGCGATCTCCCGGACGGTGAGGGCGAGCGGGATCAGAAACGCCAGCGCGACCATCGAGGTGACCGCCAGCGACACCAGGACGAGGGTCCGCCTCATGCGCGCGGGTCGGCCAGGCGGACCCCGACGCCGCGGACCGTGTGCAGGTAGCGGGGGGCGGCGGCGGTCTCGCCGAGCTTGCGCCGCAGCCAGGACAGGTGGACGTCGATGGTCTGGTCGTCGCCGTAGGCCTGCCGCCACACCTCGGCGAGCAGCTCGCGCCGCGCGACGACCCGGCCGGGGCGGGCGGCGAGGTAGGCCAGCAGGTCGAACTCGCGGCGGGTCAGCTCCAGCGGTTCGCCGTCGAGCAGCGCCTCCCGGCGGTCGAGGTCGATGTGCAGCCCGCCCACGCTGAGCTCCGCGGTGGGCCCGGACCGCGCCGACCTGCGCAGCACCGCGGCGAGCCGGGCGCTGAGGTGCTCGATGGAGAACGGCTTGATGAGGTAGTCGTCGGCGCCGGCGTTCAGTAACCGGACGATCTCGGGCTCGTCGTCGCGCGCGGTCGCGATGATGACAGGCACGTCGGAGATGCCGCGCAGCATCTTCAGCACCTCGGCGCCGTCGAGGTCGGGCAGCCCGAGGTCGAGCACGACGACGTCGGGCGGGGATTGCGTGACCTCGCGCAACGCGTCCATCGCGGTCGGGGCGCTGCGCACGACGTGCGATCGGACGCTCAGCTCCCTGATCAAGGCGGTCCGGACGTTCGCGTCGTCCTCGACCACCAACACACTCGCCATGGCGGAACCGTATGCCACCATGTGCCCATGCGTCGCGCGATGTCGTATGTTGCCCCGTGGGCCGGGGTGACCGCGCTCGCGGTGGCGCTCTCCTGGCTCGGCGTGCGGGGCGTCGTGCGCAGCGCGGTGTCGGACCGGTCGGCGCCGCCGCCGATCGCGGGACCGGTGATCCATTCCAGCCCGTCCACGCCGCCGGGGCCGACGACCGTGAAGTCGCCCACCGTGCGGTCGAGCCCGCCGACCGGCCAGGACGAGGCACCCGCGCCGTCCAGGACCCCGAAGGCGACGCACGGCGGACCGGGCGGCGGCAGCCCGTCCGCCAGGCCGACGAACCACGTGCGCAGCTACGCGACGCGCGGCGGGAGCGCCGCGATGTCCATCGAGGAGAACCGGGTGCGGCTGGTGTCGGCGACGCCGAACCCCGGATACGAGACGCGCGTGACGCAGACCGAGGGCTGGCTGCGGGTCGACTTCCTCTCCGACGAGCACACCTCGTCGGTCGTCGCGTCCTGGTACGGGCACGCTCCGGCGGTCAAGGTCTACGAGTACTGAGCGGGCGACCACCTGATTGTCGACCGTTTCGCGCCGCCACGGTTTCGGCGGTCAACCCAGCGGGAAACAGTGGGTCAAATCGCTGGGACCGGCGGGGGCGGTCGGAAGGGCAACGGCTCCCATGGTTCTGGATCCCGGAGAGGCCGGCCGCGCCGGCGCCGCGGACGCCGAGGAGCGCCGCGCGCAGGTCCGCAAGGCCGCCGCCGCGAGCGTGATCGGCACCTCGATCGAGTGGTACGACTTCTTCCTCTACAACACCGCCGCGGCGATCGTCTTCAAGGACGTCTTCTTCCCCGAGTCGAGCGACTACGCGGGCACCCTGTCGGCGTTCGCGACGTACGCGGTGGGCTTCGCGGCCCGCCCGGTGGGCGCGGCGATCTTCGGGCACTGGGGCGACCGGCTCGGCCGGAAGGCGACGCTGATCGTCACGCTGGTGCTGATGGGCGTGTCGAGCGCGCTGATCGGTGTGCTGCCGGGCACCGAGACGATCGGCTGGGCCGCGCCCGTGCTGCTCGTGCTGCTGAGGATCCTGCAGGGCATCGCGGTCGGCGGCGAGTGGAGCGGCTCCGTGCTGCTGTCGATGGAGTGGGGCGACCAGAGGCGGCGGGGGCTGATGGCGAGCCTGCCGCAGCTCGGCGTGCCGATCGGGCTCATCCTCGGCACCGGCATGATGACCGCCATCGCGCTGTCGGCGGACGAGGCGTTCAGGAGCTGGGCGTGGCGCGTCCCGTTCCTGTTCAGCCTCGTCCTCGTCGGCATCGGACTGTGGGTGCGGATCCGGGTGATGGAGACGCCGCTGTTCGCCGAGGTCGTCAAGCGGGACGAGGTCGCCCGGGTACCGGTCGTCGAGGTCGTCAAGCGGCATCCCAAGGAGATCATCCTGAGCGCGCTGCTGCGCTGCTCGGAGCAGATGCCGTTCTACCTGTTCACCTCGTTCGCGCTCACCTACGTGCACAAGCATCTCGGCATGGCGCAGGGGCTCGCGCTGAGCGCGGTGACGGTGGCGGCCGCGCTGGAGCTGGTCACGATCCCCGCCGCCGGGCATCTCGGGGACCGCATCGGCCCGCGGCGGGTGTACGCGGCCGGCTCGATCTGCGTGGCGCTGTTCGCGTTCCCGTACTTCGCGCTGCTCAACACCGAGGTCGCGGCGCTGGTCGTCGTCGCGGTGGTGGTGGCGCAGATCCCGCACGCCGTGCAGTACGGGCCGCAGGCGTCACTGATCGCCTCGACGTTCCCGACGCGGCTGCGCTACGGAGGGGCGGGCATCGGCTACCAGCTCGCGTCGGTGTTCGCCGGCGGCCCCGCGCCGCTGCTGGCGACGTGGCTGCTGCACGACTACGGCTGGCAGGCGATCTCGATCAGCATGATCGTGGCCTCGGTGCTGACGCTGGGCGCGCTCGCGCTGCTGCCCGCCCCGGCGGAGGAGCGCGCGGCGGTCAGTACTCCGACGTGACGAACCGCTGCGGCATGATGAACATCGCGGTCGCCTCGACCGTGACCCGCCCGTCCGGGGCGCTGATCGTCCCGGACGCGTAGACCTTGCGCCCCTCCACGCGGCTCGCCTTCGCCTCCACCTTGAGCGGGACGCCGAGCGGGGTGGGACGCCGGTAGCGCGTCTCCAGGGTCGCGGTCATGCCGGGCGTGCCGGTGGCGGCCGCCGCCATGCCGAGGGCCTGGTCGAGCACCATCGCGGAGACGCCGCCGTGCACGTAGGACGGCGGGCCCTCGTAGACGGCGCCGAGCGTGAACTCGCCGCGGACGACGCCGTCCGAGGTCACGTCCAGGCCGATCGGCGGCGCGAAGGGGTTGAGCGGCCCGCTGACGGGATTGGCGATCTGGCGGTCCATTCGGCGTTCGCCGGGCGTGACGAACGGCGGGGCGCCGCGGCGCTCGGCGGTGAGCCGGGCCGTCAGCGCCGCGATCTCGTCCGCCACCGCGGCGGCCTCGGCGGCGCCGGCGCCGGTGAGGACGGTGGCCTCGGCCAGTTCGCGCACGCGGGCCGCCAGGCCCGTCAGCGCCGCCGCCTCGTCGTCCCCCAGCACGGGCCGCTCCATCGGGATCGCGCTCAAGTCCAGCCTCCTCGCGGGGCATGCCCCCATCGCCCCATTGGCCGAACGAAATTCTAAAATATGTCGGAGAGCGGTCCGGACGCAGGTCCCGCTCAGCGGTCGACCGGGGGCGCTCAGAAGCGCGCCGGTGAGCCCGGTTCCTATAGATTCCTGCAGTATCCCGCAGAGGGACGCCCGAAGAGGACATGAGGACGACACCGTGACGGACCAGCCCCCGCCACCCTCCGACCAGCCGCCGCCCGACCAGCCGCCTCCTCCGCATCAGCCGCCGCCATATCACGGTGCCTACGGCCAGCCCCCGGGCCAGCCGCCAGGCCAGCCGCCGCCCGGCCAGCCGTTCGGCCAGCCCGGCGCCGGTCCGTACGACCCGCGCTACGGGTACGGCCCTCCCGGCGTCCCGTACGGCCCGGGCGCGCACCCGGGCGAGGAGACCACCTGGGCGATCTTCGCCTACGTCGGGAACCTCCTGATCGGCTTCCTGCCGCCGCTGGTCATCTACCTGGTGAAGAAGAACACCTCGCCGTTCACCCGCTTCCACGCGGCGCAGTCGATGAACTACCAGCTCACCATGCTGATCCACCTCGTGGCCGTGGCGGCGGTCTGCGTCCCGCCGGCCATCGCGCTGGAAGAGCCCGCCTTCCTCGCGCTGTTCGCCCTCCCGTACCTGGAGCTCCTGATCGGCGGGTGGGTGTTCCTCATCCTCGGCGCGGTGAAGGCCGGCAAGGGCCAGTACTACCGGTTCCCGACCTTCTTCTGCTTCCGCATGATCCGCTAGCTCACAGGTGGGAGCGGGCGTAGCCGTCCAGCACCGGAAGGACCGCGTCGCGGTCGCCCGCCGGCACGCGCAGCACGACCTCCTCGATGCCGAGCGAGGCGTAGTGGTCGAGCTTGCCGGGGGTGGGCAGCGTCCCGAAGGGGATCACGGGCACCGTGGCGCGCCCGGCGTCCTCGCAGGCGCGGCGGAGGGCGGGCAGAGCCTCGCGGACGCCCGCGCCGCCGATCGGCAGCCACCCGTCCCCGTACTCGGCGATGTGCGCGAACAGCGTCGGGCCGGGGGCGCCGCCGAGCAGCACGGGGACGCGGCGGGACGGCTTGGGCCATGCCCGGCTCGGCGCGAAGCCCGCGAACTCCCCTTCGAAGGAGGCCTCCTCGTCCGTCCAGAGGGCCCGCATGGCGAGGACGTGCTCGCGCGCCACGGCCCGCCGCCGCTTCCACGGGACGCCGTGGTCGGCGCCCTCCTCGGCGTTCCACCCGTAGCCGATGCCGAGCGCGACCCGTCCGGGCGCCAGCCGGTCGAGGGTGGCGACGGCCTTGGCGGTGACGATCGGCTCGCGCTGGGCGGGCAGCAGGACGCCGGTGCCGAGGACGATCCGCTCGGTCGTCACGGCCGCCGCGGCGAGCGACACGAGCGGGTCGAGCGTGCGGGAGTACTCCTCGGGCAGGGACGCGGCGCCCGTCGGCGGCGGGGTGGCGCGGGACACGGGGATGTGGGTGTGCTCGGGGAGGTAGAGCGAGGCGAACCCGCGCGCCTCCGCCTCCCGGGCCAGCTCGTGCGGCGCCATGGTCAGGTCGGTCGCGAACATCGTGATGCCGAGGCGCATGCCGTGTCCCTTCCCCGCGGCCAATTCCCCGCGGTCCCCGCACGATACCGGCGCCGACCAAGCGATTGCTCGATCGACCGGGTCAGTCGCCGAAGTCGCAGAAGGCCGCGGTCGCGTCGTCGTGGACCTTGTGCCGCGGGAAGCGGACGGCCGCGGGGTCGGTGCCCTCGACCTCCCGCGTCCACTTGATCAGCCCTGCCGGGTCCGCCGCCAGCGAGACCATCCCCGGCCAGTCGGTGACGCCGAACATGTCGGCCAGCCGGGTCGCCCCGTCCGTCAGCAGGGCGGCGCGCCGCAGTTCGGCGGCCCGCACCGTCCCGGTGATCGCGGCGTCGGCCACGGCGGGGTCCGCGGCGGCGTAGACCCGGCCGCCGGTGATCTCCCGCACGTCGTCGAGGAGGTGCAGCAGGACGGTCGAGTCGCCCAGCACCAGGAAGTCGACCAGTTCGCCGCGCCGCCGCAGGGCGAGCACGGTCGCCGCCGGCGTCGTCGGAACCCGCAGGTCGCAGGTCGCCCGGTGCGCGGTCGCCACGTCCGCGATCGCGCCGGCGAGCCGCGCGACCAGCGGCCGGTCCCCCGGCCGGTGCGCGCCCTCGGGCGGCGCGATCGGCGGGCCGGCGTGCGGGCCCAGCCCCTCCAGCATGCGCGCGAGCATCCGGGTGCCGAGCGAGCGCGCGTACCAGGCGGTCCCGTGCGCGCAGCCGAGGTCGGTGCCGAGCGGCAGCCCGCATCCGTCGAGCACCACGACCGCCCCGGCGGCCGCCGCCACGAAGTCCTCGTTGGGCCGGTCGGGGCTCCCCTGGTCCGTCGCCCACGTCACGCGCATCTGTGTATGCCTTCCTGTTGGTCGGTCCCAGTATGAAGGCGTACGGCTCGTTTCAGACGAGGACCGCGCGGTCGTCCACGCGCGCGACGGCGCGGACGGGGGCGCCGTCCGCTCCCGCCAGGGCCAGCGGAAAGAGGGAGACCTCGATCGCGCAGCCCGCCGCCTGGGCCTCGGCGAGGCGGCCGAGGCCGGTCAGGTTCTCGGCGATCACCGCCTCGGCGCCGCAGAGGACGCGGTGGGCCGCGAGCGAGAAGTCGTCCGACCCTGGCGGCGGGGTCCGGTCGACGCTGAGCGCGTCGATGCCCACCGTCCGCACGCCCGCGGCGACGATGGCCTCCGCGGTCTCGGGCGCCGGATACGGATGGGCCAGGTAGGCGTCCGTCCCCCAGTGCCCCGACCAGCCCGTCGCGATGAGCAGGACGTCGCCCGGCGCGAGACCCGGCGGGACGGCGTCCGGCGGTATCGGCGCGCGGGGCGGCAGGCCCCGCACGTCCATCACCACGGCCGGACCGGTGAAGCGTGCCAGCGGCAGCTCGTCCAGCCTCGGCAGCGCGTCGTCGATGTGGAACGGGGCGTCCACGTGCGTCCCGGTCTGCGACCCCAGATGCAGCCGCAGCACGTTCACCCCGGCCTCGGCGACCGTGAGGGCCGGGACGGCCTCCACCTCGGGGTCGCCCGGATAGACCGGCATGCCCGTGACGATCGGCACGGACAGGTCGAGCAGCTCAACGCCCATGGAATCGATTATCCCGGCCGCCGCCCCAGCCGATAGCGTTGCGACGTGTTGCCACATGTGACCGCCATCCGCTACGTGACGCCGCTCCGCGAGGGCGGATCGCTCCCGGGCGTCGTCGAGGCCGACGACCTCGGTACCTACGTCATGAAGTTCCACGGGGCCGGGCAGGGCCGCAAGGCGCTGATCGCCGAGGTGATCGCCGGTGAGCTGGCCCGCCGGCTCGGCCTGCGGGTGCCCGAGCAGGTGCTCATCGACCTGGACCCGGCGATCGGACGGCACGAGCCCGACCCCGACGTGCAGGACCTGCTGAAGGCCAGCCCCGGCTGGAACCTCGGCGTCGACTTCCTGCCCGGGTCGCTCGGCTTCGACCCGCTCGGCTGGAGCCCCGACCCCGGCTTCGCCTCGCGGGTGCTGTGGTTCGACGCGTTCATCGGCAACGTCGACCGCAGCTGGCGCAACCCCAACATGCTCGTGTGGCACGGCGACGTGTGGCTCATCGACCACGGCGCGAGCCTGATCTTCCACCACGCGTGGTCGAACGCGGCCCGGCTGTTCTCCGGCCCCTACGACGTGGACGACCACGTGCTGACCCCGTACGCGACGCAGCTGGAGGAGGCCGAGGCCGAGCTCGCCCCGAAGATCACCGAGGGGCTGCTGCGCGAGGTCGCCGGCCTCGTCCCGGACCGCTGGCTGGAGGGCGAGCCCGGCTTCGCCGGCCCGCAGGCCGTCCGCGACGCCTACCTCGACATCCTGCTGCCGCGTGCCGGGAAGCCGCGGGAGTGGCTGCCCGGCCTCGACCTCAGCGGCCACCGCCCTGACACCTCCGCCCGGCGCGGCCAGAACCGTCCCGGCTGGCTCGGGGGCGCGTCGTGACCGCCGGCAGGACGACCAACATCAGGACGGCGGCCGAGCCGACGGTGTTCGAGTACGCCGCGCTGCGCGTCGTCCCGCGCGTCGAGCGCGGCGAGTCCATGAACGTCGGCGTGGTCGTGTACTGCCGCGCTCTCGACTACCTCGGATGCCGCACGCATCTGGACGAGCGGCGCCTGCTCGCCCTGGACCCCTCGCTCGACCTGGCGGGCGTCCGGTCCGCCCTCACCGCGGTGGACGCGGTGTGCTGCGGCGGCGAGCGCGCGGGCCAGGCCGCGCGGGAGGCCCCGGGCGCGCGGTTCCGGTGGCTGACCGCGCCGCGCAGCACGATCGTGCAGCCGGGGCCCGGTGCACGCCGGGCTCACCGGGGACCCGGCCGCCGAGCTCGACCGCCTCCTCGACCTGCTCGTGCGGTAGCGGCCGCGCGCCGGTCGGCGTCCGGCTCAGGTCCATTCCCAGCGGATGCCGTGGTAGCCGGCGGCCATCCCGAACTCGATGAAGTGGACGCTCTGGTAGCTGGACAACCGCAGGTCGGCGGAGTCCTTGAGCGCGGTGTGCCCGTCGGGCCGCCACGTCCGGTAGCAGCGGGCGGGCAGCGCCGCCGGATGGAACCGGACCTCGATGAGGTACTCGTGCTGCGGGGTCCGGAAGCCGCGCCCCTCCTCGGTGACGGGCGGGCCGGTCTCCTCGAACCCGAAGCCGTACTCCAGCAGGTAGGTCTCGCCGCGCCCGAGCGCCCGGTCGAACAGCAGCTCGGCGGCGATGAGGCCGCTCGTCTCGTCCATCCGGACGCGGCCGAACCGGCAGCCGCGCACGGTCCGGGACGAGGGCAGCACGCCCTGCGGATGGTGGTAGACGGCGATCCAGCGGTCCACGCCGCGCTGCTGCGCCTGGAACACCGCGCGGACGCGGACCTCGCGCAGCTCCCGGCGCCGCCCGATGAGGTACTGGTCGTGCAGGCTGAGCCCGGTGAGCTGCCGCTCGCCGCGGTCGCCGATCTCGTCCAGCAGGTCGCGGACGCCGGGTTCGGGGCACAGCTCCTCGACCGGCAGCCAGGGCCCGGCGGGACGGTCGGTGGTCGGCCTGAGCAGCGTCAGCAGGGAGTGCCGCGGCAGTTCGAGGATGGTCTCCAGGCCGCGGACGGCGCGCAGCGAGTCGGCGCGCTCGGGCCGGGTCCGGCCGCGCTGCCAGTAGCTCAGCGTGGACAGGCTGACCGCGATGCCCTGCTCCTCCAGGCGGCGCCGCAGGGAGTCCAGGCTCAGGCCGCGCGCCTGGATGGCCGCGTGCAGGGCGACGTTGAACGGCCCGTACTGGAGGACCTGAAGAAGATCGTCCTCTGCGACACTCTGCATGCTCGGCCTCCGGATCGGCTCCGGCCGGCCCCCGCAAAACGGCCTTGACTACCGCAATTGCAACTTCCGCGCTCACTGTAAGGCTCCGCGGCCCCGATGCCAACAGGCAAAGTGTCACAACCGTCGGCCCCGGCCTTCGCCGAATCGGGTACCAATTCACGGCCGCGCCGCGGCCCGCGGTTCCGGGCCCGCCGGCGCGGGGCGGGCCCGGAGGCCGGG encodes:
- a CDS encoding protein phosphatase 2C domain-containing protein; its protein translation is MTWATDQGSPDRPNEDFVAAAAGAVVVLDGCGLPLGTDLGCAHGTAWYARSLGTRMLARMLEGLGPHAGPPIAPPEGAHRPGDRPLVARLAGAIADVATAHRATCDLRVPTTPAATVLALRRRGELVDFLVLGDSTVLLHLLDDVREITGGRVYAAADPAVADAAITGTVRAAELRRAALLTDGATRLADMFGVTDWPGMVSLAADPAGLIKWTREVEGTDPAAVRFPRHKVHDDATAAFCDFGD
- a CDS encoding PaaI family thioesterase; the encoded protein is MSAIPMERPVLGDDEAAALTGLAARVRELAEATVLTGAGAAEAAAVADEIAALTARLTAERRGAPPFVTPGERRMDRQIANPVSGPLNPFAPPIGLDVTSDGVVRGEFTLGAVYEGPPSYVHGGVSAMVLDQALGMAAAATGTPGMTATLETRYRRPTPLGVPLKVEAKASRVEGRKVYASGTISAPDGRVTVEATAMFIMPQRFVTSEY
- a CDS encoding response regulator transcription factor, producing MASVLVVEDDANVRTALIRELSVRSHVVRSAPTAMDALREVTQSPPDVVVLDLGLPDLDGAEVLKMLRGISDVPVIIATARDDEPEIVRLLNAGADDYLIKPFSIEHLSARLAAVLRRSARSGPTAELSVGGLHIDLDRREALLDGEPLELTRREFDLLAYLAARPGRVVARRELLAEVWRQAYGDDQTIDVHLSWLRRKLGETAAAPRYLHTVRGVGVRLADPRA
- a CDS encoding TIGR03619 family F420-dependent LLM class oxidoreductase: MRLGITMFATDLTMAPHELAREAEARGFASLYLPEHTHIPVSRATPPPTGAASLPEEYSRTLDPLVSLAAAAVTTERIVLGTGVLLPAQREPIVTAKAVATLDRLAPGRVALGIGYGWNAEEGADHGVPWKRRRAVAREHVLAMRALWTDEEASFEGEFAGFAPSRAWPKPSRRVPVLLGGAPGPTLFAHIAEYGDGWLPIGGAGVREALPALRRACEDAGRATVPVIPFGTLPTPGKLDHYASLGIEEVVLRVPAGDRDAVLPVLDGYARSHL
- a CDS encoding HipA family kinase, which codes for MLPHVTAIRYVTPLREGGSLPGVVEADDLGTYVMKFHGAGQGRKALIAEVIAGELARRLGLRVPEQVLIDLDPAIGRHEPDPDVQDLLKASPGWNLGVDFLPGSLGFDPLGWSPDPGFASRVLWFDAFIGNVDRSWRNPNMLVWHGDVWLIDHGASLIFHHAWSNAARLFSGPYDVDDHVLTPYATQLEEAEAELAPKITEGLLREVAGLVPDRWLEGEPGFAGPQAVRDAYLDILLPRAGKPREWLPGLDLSGHRPDTSARRGQNRPGWLGGAS
- a CDS encoding cyclase family protein; its protein translation is MGVELLDLSVPIVTGMPVYPGDPEVEAVPALTVAEAGVNVLRLHLGSQTGTHVDAPFHIDDALPRLDELPLARFTGPAVVMDVRGLPPRAPIPPDAVPPGLAPGDVLLIATGWSGHWGTDAYLAHPYPAPETAEAIVAAGVRTVGIDALSVDRTPPPGSDDFSLAAHRVLCGAEAVIAENLTGLGRLAEAQAAGCAIEVSLFPLALAGADGAPVRAVARVDDRAVLV
- a CDS encoding MFS transporter, which produces MVLDPGEAGRAGAADAEERRAQVRKAAAASVIGTSIEWYDFFLYNTAAAIVFKDVFFPESSDYAGTLSAFATYAVGFAARPVGAAIFGHWGDRLGRKATLIVTLVLMGVSSALIGVLPGTETIGWAAPVLLVLLRILQGIAVGGEWSGSVLLSMEWGDQRRRGLMASLPQLGVPIGLILGTGMMTAIALSADEAFRSWAWRVPFLFSLVLVGIGLWVRIRVMETPLFAEVVKRDEVARVPVVEVVKRHPKEIILSALLRCSEQMPFYLFTSFALTYVHKHLGMAQGLALSAVTVAAALELVTIPAAGHLGDRIGPRRVYAAGSICVALFAFPYFALLNTEVAALVVVAVVVAQIPHAVQYGPQASLIASTFPTRLRYGGAGIGYQLASVFAGGPAPLLATWLLHDYGWQAISISMIVASVLTLGALALLPAPAEERAAVSTPT
- a CDS encoding DUF4870 domain-containing protein — its product is MTDQPPPPSDQPPPDQPPPPHQPPPYHGAYGQPPGQPPGQPPPGQPFGQPGAGPYDPRYGYGPPGVPYGPGAHPGEETTWAIFAYVGNLLIGFLPPLVIYLVKKNTSPFTRFHAAQSMNYQLTMLIHLVAVAAVCVPPAIALEEPAFLALFALPYLELLIGGWVFLILGAVKAGKGQYYRFPTFFCFRMIR